TATGATTAAAAAGTCTGGCTGTGTGTCAAAGGTTAActttttattgacattaagTCCAAATGGCACTTGGCCATCAGATTTTACCTACATAGCCCCTAGTTTTCCAGCCTCCTTGCTGCAAAGGACGCAGTGAATACTAAGAAACATCCTCTAAGATTCAGCCTACAGgattaagatattttttaaaaaaatcatgctTTGAAAATCAGCATGCCAAAGCTACCAGTGTACAGGTGTAGTGTGTTGACtcatttcatatcatttttACCTACAGAGATGGTTACAAAGATTTGCACTGAGAGTGGTCATTGGTTCCTGCATCCCGAGAGCAACCGAACATGGACCAACTACACTCGCTGCAATGAACACACCAATGAAGGCAGAGTGGTAGGCAACTTTTCAAAATGGCATTAAATGCAtatgaaatataatgaaatgtGTTAGGATTAGCACTGATTGTATATAGAAAGGCAGCTACTGTATagttcatcatcattttttgtgGCTGCAGACTGTTATTTCTCACAGTATGTTTAACTGAATGGCACAACAACGCGATGCTCATGTTGGCtgcacacacaaccacaaatgtcaagtttgtcctgagggttGCGCGAGAAGAGAGACCGTGGAGTAATGAAATCGAACCAAATGGCTCATTCTCTGAGGAGTGTGCTCATGGCAAATATGTAGTAGAcatatgttgtatgtatgtgtaagtTTTGGCCTGAAGGCAGTGCCAACAGAAAGGTCAAGGGGTCACATCAGAATTCATCATCTGGAGAACAATTATCTAATGCAGGTGGAAGCTTCTCCATTATGGTATACCGTACCTTTGGATGGTTGTATTGATTGAGAAATGTTGATCAGTGAGACGGTGCTGAAAAGGCTTGTGGTCACCAAAATCATTACACAACACCCTCTGGGGACCAAGAATATCCAGTCCAAAAGTATTTCTCCTAACTCACGTTTCCTATTCAGAGTAACTATTCAATGTTTaatcaactttaaaaaaaaaaacatgatttcactGTCATCCTTACATAAATTCATGATTTACTGTAGGAGTGAAAGACATATGTTCTCTTCAAGAGTGTTTTTATTGAATCATTAAGTTGTATAGAAACACCCTGATGACAGATGCTACAATAACTGTAGTCAGTTTGAGAACCGGATAATCTaatttgtttgtcttgtttccTTCCAGACCGCAATGAATCTTTTCTACTTAGCCCTCATCGGACATGGGCTGTCACTGACctccctcttcatctctcttgGAATATTCTTCCATTTCAAGTGTGTCCGCCAACCTCATTTGAACATgcttcatagacagacagatattcCTCGGTTCTTGCATGAATTACTAGACCCTGATGTAATGTATACTTTCTCTTCCTGCAGGAGTTTAAGTTGCCAAAGGATCACTCTTCACAAAaacctcttcttttcttttgtcctgaACTCTGTGATCACCATTATTTGGTTGACAGCAGTGGCAAACAACCAGGAACTGGTGCAGAGGAATCCAgtgagtgtttttattgttttttttttaattattgctATAATTACTAtaatttctttttacatttatatcatAGATTTCTCTACTGGTTCAATTTCAGCTATTCCCTTTGTCATCCTAGTTTCAGCACTTAAACATGAATCAGGATAAGCTGCTCCAAGAGCTGCACTCTTGGGGATGAGggatttaattaatttttcaatgctgtaATAGCTACATTGCTTTATCCATTTCACAGAAATGTGAGAATACTGCACAAGGAAATAACAGAAGCAGAGTAAAACATGTCACCAgtcacatttattattcatgtttttctttcctcagaCAAGCTGTAAAGTGTCCCAATTCATTCATCTGTACCTGTTTGGCTGCAATTACTTCTGGATGTTGTGTGAGGGAATATACCTGCACACTCTCATCGTGGTGGCTGTGTTTGCTGAGAAGCAGCACCTGATGTGGTACTATCTACTAGGCTGGGGTACGTAAGGGATAATACCTTGACAACACAGTACTTCAAACAATGACACCAATGTAACACAATCGCACGTGCATGTAGGTTTTTAGACTGTAATATCGTACCGCTTAAGCTACAACTGTAACTGATTCACTTTTGTTTTGCAGGTTTCCCTCTCATTCCTGCAACCATACATGCCGTTGCTCGAAGTTACTACTACAACGACAAGTAAGCACTCAAGTGCTCGAGCTATTACAGATATTGCACTTTGCAATTATATAAGAAATACAATAGCTGGATTGACAGTCACACAACAACTGCAATAAATCATAAAAGTTaggtatataaatataaacagcatgaaataaatattgtgtTAAAATTGTGAGATGTAGCTGATTTGGCtagtttaatattttgtaaatatCTCACACTTTTCAACAAAACATTCAACCTAATTGATTTCTCAGTAAACTTACTGATTTGTATCTTGGCTCAGCTATCATGTGATGCAATACTGTAGTGTAAACTTTTCCCTGTTGTCCTCTTCTGCACTTAAGCTGTTGGATTAGCTCCAAAACATCGCTACTCTACATCATCCACGGTCCCATCTGTGCTGCTCTCTTGGTAAGAagcttcagtcttttttttttcctgacaccAGTCAATTACAGCAAAGTGAATCACATTTCTGTCCATGAATCTATTTGTggactgatttttttattgcGCAATGAGCTACAATAAGctgcctttgttttcttctaTGTGGGGGGCCTGCAGCAGGACACAGTTTCATAGCATGCATAATTATGTTTGTCTTGTGAAATCAATGCATCTGCCCCTCTAAAGATCCACCCACTGGTCCCCAGGCCCATGTTGCATTGTAGGAATTCACCTAATCAGCACACAGAAAAGTGCTGCCTTCAAGACTCTCTAAGGACTAAATGTTCTGCCTCAAACAACCTTTACGATGATTTGTTAAGTTTTCAGGCTCCAAGAAAGGCCTTGGATGTTATTTGCACATAATGGATTCTTTGTTTGAACCTTACTCATAGTGTACAGTTTAGGGAAGAAATTATGTGGcaattaacttttttattttccttaaaCACAATGACGCTCTCTGGGTCTGTCAAGTGTAataaatttaacagagcaaatgtTTGAACAGAGCATGTGGCtgaaacatttacagtgttttatagaGAATGTCATAAATACGATTTCCTGTAACCATAATGAAAAACCTTACCAATCTTGCCTATATGTGGTACTATTCACTGCACATACTTCCAAGGTTTAAATAAAGCAGATTTAAGTCATTATCGTGACTTTAACCTAATAATAAACAGAATTATTTACAGATTTTCTTTCTGTGCTTTTCCCTCCAGGTCAATTTGTTCTTTTTACTGAACATTGTGCGAGTGCTCATCACCAAACTGAAGGTGACCCATCAAGCAGAGTCTAGTCTCTACATGAAGGCAGTGAGAGCTACCCTCATCCTGGTGCCTCTACTAGGAATTCAGTACGTCCTGCTTCCCTACAAGCCAGAGGGCCGGGTTTCCTCTGAAATATACGACTACATCATGCACATACTAATGCATTACCAGGTGAGACGTGTGTTCTGCATGTTGTAGAATTTGTGTTTTAAACTATAAAGTCGATGGCCATTGTGAAAATCATAGTATCGattagtatatatttttttaaaagtacgTCGACAGCTGTCTAAAGCATtcctgaaatatatttttagaatGGTGTTCAAAGTTTACTGTAAGTTGCATGCACTACACCTCCCTGAGCACTGTTTGTGAAGTCTCGTTGTCCTCGCAACATGTATATCAATTAATAAAAAACCCAATTACATGTTAGTTGCTCTTTCCTCCAATGCCAGTGAGCCATTTACTGGATATGACAAATTCTGAAATAAACTGTAACCGGGACAAGGACCTCATTATTTGTCTTAGCTTTTAGTAAAAGCCAAACATTCCTGTCAGCCTTTTAGAAACCTTTGTTTATGTTATAACCCAGGGAAGAACAGCAGGAAGGAAAGCATGAATTATCTGAGCTGAAAGGGGCTGAAATCAGTCTGCTGTTGGCTAGGTGTTATCTGATCATCCTGAGCTGTCCCAGCTTGGGCAGTGCAAGGAGAACCTCTTAAGCAACAGGCTCAATCAGCTCACAAAACAGTCGGATCTCTATGTTTTCTCTGCCTCACAGCACCTTAGACCTCAGGATGTCCGCTATAGATAATTGATTGTTGATACTTAAGACTAATCAGTTAGGTTAGGTGtatctcatctctcttttttcttgtctttcattcatttgaatttcagGGTCTGCTGGTGGCCACCATCTTCTGCTTTTTCAACGGAGAAGTAGGATGCCCTTTTACTAAGTTTTTATAGacctgcacgcacacacacacacacacacacacacacacacacacacacacacacacatccacacttCCCCTTTCAGATCAGGGATAGACAAGGCAACTTCCCCTGCATTCCCCTTCTCTTGACAGGGTCAGTCCTCCAGGGCTTTGCTGGAGGACTAAAGGTTATTTACTTTTGGCAAGCAGTCACGGATTGTACACTGATTGCTATCAATTATTCAGGTGATCGATCTGCATACTAAGCCTGTTGTTGCCTGAACCGAGTGTTTTACAAAAGCTACTTAATTACTTACATAGCACGTAGTAGAGCTTTACTGCTATACAGAAGCTTTACCGCTGTTTCTCGCTATGGATCCTTTTATAATGATACCAAGTTCATTATACACTCAAAGACAGTTAATGTAACGTTGTGTCTATACAAAGGCACATAACATAtacaatttatatttattcatagaGAGCTTTGATCAAAACAAGGAGTATTTATAGCGTGAAGAGACATATTAAAGACTTGtgatcaaaaacacaaaaaagcttcAAATGCATGATTTTAATAGgagtttgttttatattttgtaaaaaaaaaaatgtaaaaaaaaaaaatacagcgtGGTAAGAgcattcaattaaaaaatgagagaacaaacacatttttaaagcaacagctcaacattttgggaaatgtactttttttttctttctgagagtaAGATGAGAACATTAATatcagtctcatgtctgtgtgttgactagcctagcttagcataaagactggaagtagGGGAAACATCTAGCCCGCTTatgtttacagttttaaatatgcctgccagcacctctaaagctcacttattaAAACAGAAGGCTGGTGattatctatatttttcttattgtcagcaaatctcatgtgtagagccaaaccaacaataaatagATCCTGCTTACAAGTATCTTGTGTGTCTAAAATCtgatacatcttattcctctgtgcggTAGACCTCGTTTCTTTTTTTACCCAAAAACTATTATAAACACATCGATGAGCCACACCGctactgggtgacatgttccttcaccacaaataTTTTGGTCACGGTGGTTTGATTACAAAcgggctccaaagactaataacagcgattacattttcagtttctggagagtagttccatGTAAGATAAACACCACTGCTCATGCATACAGTGTGGTAATCTGTTTAACctgtacataaacagaaatgttaaaaacaacaattggTGTTTTCAGAAGGAGTGCTGAAACTATTTCTTGATTAACAATAGTTTATCCAGCCGCCCTGCACTGCAGCTCTACTGCAAAGGAGGTTGCCAGATATGCTCTGTGCAAGTATGATGGTGCTGCATCCATACTGTGACAAAATGACACCAGGAAGCTGCTGACAGTCACTGCACTTCTTGTTGTTTGCAGAGAAATGGTTCCAGCACATAACTCCCTCTAAAAGCCCAAATAGTTTACTTTACTCTTTCTGTTGgaattaaacaaacatgatacatcatgttaattactgagctttagaggtgtttgGGGGCTTTTTTGTCTTAGAACAGAGCCAAACTAGCTATTTCTCCCTGCTTCAAGTCATTATGCTAAATTAAGCTAACCACATCCCAACCTCAGCTCCATAGTTAAATCACaaacatgaaagtggtatcaatcttctcatgtaaTTCTTCAAAATGAAACCAATgagctttttttattataaattttCCTATAAATGCACAAATTGTAATTCTGTATCATCTAATGTTTCATGAGCTGTCCCATTAATATCTGAACTGTGGTTTCTTTGATCAGGTCCAAGCAGTTTTGAGGAGGCACTGGAACCAGTATCATATCCAGTTCGGCAGCAGCGTAGGGAACCACTCAGACGCCCTGCGCTCAGCCTCCTACACAGCTTCCTCCATCACCGAGGTACAGGGCTGCTACAGCATCGACAGCCACACAGAACACATGAACGGCAAGGGTTGCCATGACGCAGACGCCTCCATCTTAAAATCAGACAGCCCCTTTGCCTGACGACAGCACTCTTCCCAAGCTCTGTccaacccacacacaccccccaTCCCCCCTTAAAAACTGCAGCACATTTGGAGCTCCGTGGCAACCAGGAAACCAGGGACTGAGAACTCAACCCCTCTTATAGATATGATGTGGGAAGCAATACTTAAGGAGAAGGATTGTGCACCCACCTGAAGGAAATTGACACCTCTCTGTCACATGACATAGACCCTTTAACCGTACTGTGAGGTGAGCTCGATAAAACTATTCCTGCGCTGTTTTGTCTACAATTTAAAACTGAACTGCTTCACTTGGACTAAGCCGATGCATTCTGATAATCACGATATTGTTGCGATCTTTCTGCCTAgcaaaattgtttttaaatggatGAATATTAACTGTTTGACTATCCTTCTGGGATCATGTCGTGCACAAAAAGCCTTTGGTTACACTGTAAATTCTTTTGACATGGTTAGTGCCAAACCAAGAAATCCTTGCCTGcctcatatattattatttttttcttcaatacaGAATCATAACGGAGATAGGAGTCCTCACAGGTgcataataatatattaaaactATATTATATCTTTCACATATTAAACTTAATTTATCTGAACATATTATTGTTGATAAAAGGAAAATTAGATAAATaccatacagtatttattaaagtttttttttttcaaagttagCAAATTAAGTACCAATATTACTTGTTGCCAGCTTCACATAAACTTTCAAagcatttcttgtttttttttagtatttgtcTAATTTACAGAGTCGTACCGTTAGCCCACAGGCTACATATTTACATGATTTCAATGTTTGAGTGTTTGGGTTTGAATGTTTCAGTGACAACACCATAATCTTATCACCGAGTAGCCATCATGAAATCCCATGTTCCCTAATATCTGCTCATTACACTTGAATGTAAGTTTGAAGACTTGGCTCTGTTCAGTATAAATACATCACATTCCCATTCACTGCTGTCTTTAGCCTTACTCTTCTCAAAtgatttaaatataatattgatCCATATACCCATTCCCaggtgttcagactgaaaacagcactgtgttaaaaaaaaaaaaaaaaaaacccacggGGCTGCGTTGGTGTGGGCGTGTTGCTACAAGTCGATGGTCAGTTTGAGTGATACATCCTTTAGCTTTGAAGGATAGGTTCAGGTTTTATCAGCATGCTATATTATATGTACGTTGGGAGAATTATTGGTCATTGTCATCATTCTTTCTGTTCATAATGGCTGTGAAGCTTTCCCTTCGTAAAGTGTGATGCTCAATTGAAGCTAATTACAGCTTTAGCCAAACCAACCCAAGCTTATATCTTCATGCTAGCACTTACAATAAACCTGCTAGCTTTTAGGTTTGTTGCCACGGTTTTGTCTAGGCAGCAACAAACCTACATGCAACTGACACGACTCAGCAAAGAAACACTGtccaggggaaaaaaaaaggaattttgtACAACAATGACCTTAGATTTAGAGGAAGTCGACTCAATTCCGCAAACTCAGAATGCGTAGCtcagcttcagctgaactttagaaggcatttttcactgaatGATGACTGTAGACTTTGTCTCCAATCTTTTACAGTTACATTATGTTACAATATGATACGTTAAGTTACGTTAGCATTAAGAGATGCTAGCTAGATAACACATAGATAATTATTACAGCAACCAATAACTCTCTTAACGTACAtggcatgtgagtattgtattaagataAACTCTGATCCTATTCTTCACAGTTTATCAGACACCAAGACACCATAAAAAACAGGTTTATAATACTGTGAGGACATATTTCACAACTCTGAATCAGTTATTACTGTGACAATCATTTGATCCTCTGTCTCGACAATTGCGGGGTAGGCTGACgcagtgtgttttttatttattttacctttatttttacCAGGAAGTCCCATTGAGATcaaaaaatctcttttacaaGAGAGACCTGGTCAATGGTCAAGGTAGCAGCCGTACAAAATCACATCATATACAAaaattcacaataaaacagACGAACAGCTATTAAACACAGTGACCTCtcgagaaaaaaaaacaaccacatgcCTTCATCACCACATTTTTGTGTTGTCAGATGACAGGAAAAGGTTGAGTCAGGTTTAACTTTTTTGCCAGATGATCCttggtttttaaatttttttgctGAGGCCCTCTGCTCCAGCACCTCCTGCAACAACGCAGTCAGTGCTGCGCtttttcacacagtgaaaagtCTGAACACAGCCTTATTCAGAAGTACAAGAGATGAGATTTTCACATCTCACAAGAAGCTGtgcaaaaaatacagaaaaaacagcATTCTTTGTAAAGCATTTAGAGGCTGTATCCAAACCTTATCAATAATCATtgcactttttttaaaagttatgcTGTCAATTCATCGACCTAactcatttattatattttcttcattttagaacatttttaacacattgTCCATAATGCTGGGAACATTAGTCACGATCAGctgatgtaaatatttttgtaatCTAGCATTTCTGAAAAGAGGACTagtcttgagtgtgtgtgattgagtgaGTACAtgatttatatatacagtatttatgagTACATTATACTCAGAGGCATTCAACCATGAAGCGACCGTCTTATGTGACAGCGTGTGGGACGTTGATAAAGAAGTTGTTTGTTCTAgttctgtgttttaaaaaagggaGGGGTGGGAAATGGGCTAGAGTTACTAACTAGAGCTTTCAACAAGCTATTTTATCTGTCTGCCTGTATTATTTGCCATCTTGCTTGTTAGATTCTGTCACCTTTCTATTTTGCCTGTATTTgaaaagtgaagaaagaaaagtacCATCTTGTGTGTAAGTTAAGTCATGTCATATCATCAGacataaatatgtttcatgAAACAAATAATTACTTCAACCTTCCAAAGCGAGAGCATGTTTCCTTTACAATTTAAATTAAGAGTATGAAAAACAGAAGTGTACATCCTGTGTCACAATTTTCCTTGTGCCCCCCCCCTCTAttttctttatatacagtaactcTGTGAATTAGGTGGTTTACCTATATGTGCAGATTTTCAGATACATGGTCCAAAGTTACCACTTTCCAACAAAATGTGCATCATTTATCTTTAGTGTATGAGTCACTCCTTACACTACTGgctatttatttttcataacttTCGAATGTTTCCATCTTCTCAACAGTCCTCAATACATATGTGATAATTGTGGTGACATGCACTTGATTCTGCGCACAACAGGAAAagtgacatatttttaaaaaactatgaaaaagtATTCTTGGCTGCCCGTGTTTGAAGGAAAGGGTTAATTTCAGTCACAGGAATATAGTCAGCGTTATTCTAAGCAACAGGTATCATATTAGATCACATATCAGATCAGTATGAGAGTTTTTCCATTTAACCATAAACTATACAGCCTGCATTTATGGCTGTCAGAGTACTGCTTTTTACAGCAAGTGATTTATGTACAATGACACCATTAAGACGTCTTCATAAATCAAGTCATTTACTGTGTAGTGATGCATCATAATCATTTATTAAGATAATTTAATCACAACCGTGGTAAAGCCAGAGACATCTGGCAAATGTAATAACTCCTGTGTACCATTTAagttgtgtatttatgtgtgaattttattttcatatgacTCTCCAAAGGGTATGTGAAGTCCCCTGTGACACTTTGGTAACATTGTTGTAAAGTAGTATGACAAAGCATTGAGGACAATGTCTGTAGTTTTtgtttatactgtactgtatttaacTTTGGTAGTCTTGACACATTGACTCCACACTGCTGTTTGAATGTAACTGGTTGTGTTTTATTCTCTGGATgtgaaaaacatatatatttacgtacaatgtctcttttttttattatttcactgaattagaaaatgttgctattttgtgtgtatctgcatACTAATACAGTATAGCACAGCACAAGCCCTCAGctctagttgtttttatttttatattctagttttgtttttttctttgcatttggTCTCTGTGAAAGAAAATCTTAGTGACATACAATCAAGGTGCATAACCACTTTATTACACATAGTAATAGAGCACAACTCATAATTTCACTTGatatcaaaatgtcatttcCAGTGGTGGTCAGGTTATTAAAGGTCTTGTGCATCCTCAGTCTTCAACCACGCAAgtacagctgcaacgattagtcaattcatCAACtggtcaatcaacagaaaattaatctgcaaatattttgataatcgataatgtcatttaagtcatttttcaggcGAGCATACCAAACATTTGACAGTTCTAGCTGCTCACGTGGGAGAATTGGCTGCTTTTCCTTGACTTACCTTGTAGTAAATTCAGTAtcttggggttttggactgttgctgGGACAAGAGCATCACATTGGGCTCCAGAAAAAAATTTCactggcatttttcactgttttatgatGTTTCACAGACTAAACAATGTATCAATTAATTTATATGCTCCCATCTATATTCGTTGAGTTTAAGTCAAGTATGCCAAATCTTTAAAAGCACTACGTAACTGATTTGACACCTCTGTGGCTCTGTAGTGAGGCGTTAATGAGAAACATCTGCTCTAAACATTGGCAAATAGTTCCAATAGTAACTGTCcaaaagaacaaagaacaaaCTTTCTCTTCCTTAGAAGAgtgtcaaaacattttactaCAGATGTTGTGGAATATACTGTGTAAAATACACAGTCATGGCCCGGGACAACATAGATTTCGCACAATTTtccatgtgtttttaatcatcagAAGGATGGAGTTTCTCATGTATATAAATTGATTATGGTGTGTTATTATACACATGGGAATTTGATTTCTGATCACTTAAGAAACATCAATACTACTTAATAAGTACAATAATACTATAATAAATCATATGCTGCTctgaaattattaattattcataGATTTGAAATAAGAGTGGCCCTAATGGAATATTTACCaatgaaatattatttatgAGATCATGAAATACACTGATGCAGAACTACTAGATTATGCCTCCATCGCAGAATTTGTTATTGTGTACATTACCAACACATCCCAAAGCTCCATGAACTCTGCATTGACATACGTGCACAGTCACAAACAGATTCAAATGATcttttgtgattgttttaaaGCAGAtactggggggaaaaaagaaaatccaccAGTACGGAGACAGCCGAGCTCCAATTTAATGTTGAGTCGTGTCTCCACAAGAATGTGTTTGTACTGTTATTACACCAGCTGCTCTCATGAGTTCAATAGTTCATTCACGACTCTCTAACTGTTGTCTGTAGAACAACACAAAGCTAAAGACACATTTCCACCACCAGCCCCCTCTGTATCCCACTTTGTCCAATTATAACTCCCTGTACCACTCATTTACTACCGCTCCATTGCCTCCAACCAGTCTGAGCTGACATATGGAATTTCTTATCTAGCTTTTCAGCATGTGGCAACGACAGCGGGTAGATCTAAGTTACAACATGTCACCTtagaaaaagttttaaaaaatgtaagatTTTCACTCAGTGATGAAAATGGTTGAGGCATACATTTCCTGTAGTTCTATGTGAACAGGCATTTCAtgtcttttcctctgctgctggtggCTTGTCTCCCTCTTGCGTGACCTGAATAAGTAAGACTGCACACCACTAACTGGTAAATAGTGAGGAGAGGCTGCTTCAGGGCGCTGTCGCCTGCACTTAGCCTCAAAAGCAGTGATACATTTCTACACTGCAAAATGTGCAACATGGGGGCTATTGCATTGTTCTCGCATTAACGCTTTTTGACTGGAgtgaaactgtattttttccAAGGAGAGATAAACAGTAAACACAGTTTAGATGTAAATAAGTGCAGAAGAAATTAATTATATGAAATGAAAGGTGTTTAAAGGTGTTTTCAGCCAGAACGCAAAGCAGATTTCCAGCTttgtgcagtctgtgtttattcgCTCCGAATAGCCAATATTCCGACTGGACAGATGTTAGCTGTATTAAGCTAGCAACGTAGCCTATGCACCAAACATGTGGACTGAGTTTGCACATTTGCACATCTGGGTGTCTCAGAACTCACCAGGAACtcaattttctgttgttttcctcaagtgtctctccatttttctcatCTCTACAGTTATGAAGTTTGAAGTTTTTTCATGTATTCCACAATATTAACTGTCAACTAAACATGTTCCTCCACTTTTTGGTTGATTTTCTATGCCTCAAGGTGGCCAAAGACTTAAATatattactgctgctgtgccgAGCTTCATATCAGttacatttaaaactttatttatttggtcCTCCATCAATGAATCAGGGGAGATACAGTCAAGATAAGTGGATTTCCCCGACCTGTTTCTTTCACTACCAGTGGGCCGAGTGTGAGGCATTTCTTAAATCCTGATTCCCTAAAGACAGGCTTTTGATTCACAATGCAGTCCTGATTTTACAGCCTTTATATCCACCAAAGAAGTAGACAATTCCACCTGCATGGACGCTTATTGGCTTAAACTGAGCTCTGTTGAAATCATCAATGAGTCAAGCACATGCACATCCCCCATCCCCAAAGGGACCGCAATGGAAATAAGCCTCTGGGCTTTATTGTGTTATCCGGACTTTTCCTTTTATATAAGCACTCAATGCCATGGCAGAgttggtgtttttaaaaatcaaattgtCACATAAAACCAATCGATCAATCAACGCAGACTTGAGGAATTAATTTGGTGACAAGGAAATGAGTTGGAATTCTATTTCAGttaaagaaaagataaaacttCTGCAACTGCCAGTATCTCATTAGACCAAAATTCAGTGCAGTCATATGATATGTTGCATTCCTTACAGTGCCTGGATACAGTATTACTGCACAAGCTTCCCTTTAAGGTaaaaatgccccccccccccccccccccccccccccacacacacactaaggaATGCAAATGTTTGATTCATTTCAACACAACAATGTAGTCTCAACCCAAACTGCAACACACCGAAAAATCACCACAGGACGAGAAGGCGCCAGCGCGTGTGCTTGTTTCTATCTAATCACCCCCATCTTGCACCCCTCCATGACAGCAGAGGAAATGGGGACGAAGGGAGGTCTCTAGCGTAATGAAAAGATTTACCCTGCCTTGTACTGATAGCTGCTGTTGTGTATATCTAGGAGAACAGCCAGCTTCACTGGAAAGACACTGAGAGAGATTGTTTACCTTTCGGGAAATTACTATCTACAGGTCAGACAAGCcggcttttaaaaaaaatgtagccTAAGCACAGGGCAGATCTGTGTCAG
This genomic interval from Thunnus thynnus chromosome 11, fThuThy2.1, whole genome shotgun sequence contains the following:
- the calcrla gene encoding calcitonin gene-related peptide type 1 receptor, which produces MAKRKMDSIGRNGMVALILLCNLTKIFVKASLEVNETQQQHPTNVYHDMGLTRNKIVTAQFECYQKIMKDNTHSRQEPMCNRTWDGWLCWDDTKAGISSEQHCPDYFQDFDPSEMVTKICTESGHWFLHPESNRTWTNYTRCNEHTNEGRVTAMNLFYLALIGHGLSLTSLFISLGIFFHFKSLSCQRITLHKNLFFSFVLNSVITIIWLTAVANNQELVQRNPTSCKVSQFIHLYLFGCNYFWMLCEGIYLHTLIVVAVFAEKQHLMWYYLLGWGFPLIPATIHAVARSYYYNDNCWISSKTSLLYIIHGPICAALLVNLFFLLNIVRVLITKLKVTHQAESSLYMKAVRATLILVPLLGIQYVLLPYKPEGRVSSEIYDYIMHILMHYQGLLVATIFCFFNGEVQAVLRRHWNQYHIQFGSSVGNHSDALRSASYTASSITEVQGCYSIDSHTEHMNGKGCHDADASILKSDSPFA